Part of the Hippopotamus amphibius kiboko isolate mHipAmp2 chromosome 7, mHipAmp2.hap2, whole genome shotgun sequence genome, CCTGCAGGGGGCGCACTCTGTGGCGGCATCTGGAACTTTTCTGTGGTTGGCAACAAGGTGCAGACTCGAGCGTTGGGAAGCAAGGGAGATGCTGAATTCGATTTGATTTTCACGTATCTGAACTGAGGACTAGCTGTGGagcaaaagagggaaggaagcagttaAGAGAGGGCGGGGGCCagagggggaggtggtggtgaaagtgctatttatttacataatgtaAGAGAGAAGTAGCAATTCCGAAGAAAAGGCTTGCCCCTCTCCTCCGCTTCACTTCCCACTGCGATTCTTGGTGGTCGTTTCTTCCTGAGGTTACAGGATAAACAAACCTGGCACACGTTGTAAAATCCTCACCGTGAGGAGCTCCTGGGGCTTCAAGCCTCTCTGGGACTTCGCTACTTGGTCCAGCTAAGAGGTTTCATGTGTGCTGTTGTTGTCTTTTGCCCTTAGCCATTTAACTCTTACCTCTCTTGAAGCAACCTTCCTTCAAAGACGCCCACCCCACCTCATGAGACAGACCGTCCCCttcttttatctttctatttggaaaacaaacccaaaccaaaagAGGCCTTGAGGATATTCCAGTCTTCTAGCCACCAGTCTAGTTCAAGAAAACCAGAGAGGGACCAGAGACCTGACTCGGAGGCCAGTGCAGCCCCTGGTACATCATGTGAGTGCTTCCTCATGAAGGGCCGGACCTGTAAAGTCAAGGAAGGAAAGTATTTCGGGCTAAGTTAGCTTAAGTCTTTTAGGCAAATAAGCAGAATTTTTGTGTGGTAATTTCTTGTAACAATGAGATTTTCCTGGATTGAACATTCAGTTGTTAACTTTGAGAAAGTAAATCTCACCCAGATCTCCAGGTTAAAGGAcagttaaaacaaagaaaagggatGCTGATAAAAGGGAAAAGGGCAGATTCCTTCTGGATGGTCTTCAGTTCTAACCACAAGGGTGAGGTCTACATGAGACAGAAAAGTGAACAGTTTAATTCAGACACAGGAAAACAACCCACTTTCCTCCCTTTAAATCAGCCCATAAGTAAACACCCAAATAAATGGGCTTAAAAATGTGGTTCACTTTTATTTATGCCCTCAAACGTATGTTTTTTCAGTTAAATCAAATTAGGACAAACTTTGTTCATATATAAACTTATCTTTTAATATTACAATACCAGGATCCTCGcacattttatatacaatatgtcactccacatttaaaatatatttcttaggtTTACATAAAAAATGAAGGTACTaagattatttacaaaaatacattCAATACCACTACCATTTAGATGCAACGTTCCCACTTTGCTTTACAAACAGGAATGAACTTCTTTTGAACATGGCACAAAAGGATCaccataataaaagtaaatatattacaaaaccaaccaaacaaaacaaagtaaaactgcTAGATCTAAGCCACTCGAGGTTCCCAAAATACAAGCCCAAAGCCGAAAGGCTTTTTCATCTGAGCGTGCACAACAGTTTCTGAGAAGTTTCTTTGTGAATGTCTCCTTCCCTTTCATAAACCCCTGGGTCTGGGTTCCTAAGTATTAATGTAATATGACCTAAAGCATTAGgcgaaggagggagggtggggtctTCCTGCTACGTGGAGAACGTCCCAAGCACCGGCTCCGGCTTACttctccaccacctcctccacgCAGGGGAGTTTGTGTTCCTCCGAGGAAATGCTGTCCACGATGGAAGAAAGGCATCGAAGGCTACTCGAGGCCGATGAATCAATGCTTGCCCCTCCTGAgcgcagaaacacacacacacacacacatagctcACAAGGAAGGAAGACGCAGGCAGTCCCGCGCCCCACGCAAAGCCGCTCAGCGCGGGAGGACCGGTCCCAAGTGCAAGGAAAGCCGGGCTCTTAGGGCGCGTCCCGGCTCCTGCTGGGTTCCCAGCGCTTTCTGCCCTGAGCGAgcaccccagccccctcccggGATGTTCTCTAGCGCAGCCCAGTGCCCTTTTACTTTACCTTCCTTGGCGGTTATCACGAGCCCCCTGGAATGATCCGAAACACTTGGCCACTGGGAGCTGCAGGTGCGCAGGAAATCCGCACCCTCAAGCTGGAGGAAAACCGAGGCAGCAGATTAGCAAAGCAACATCGGTTccgggggtggggtagggggcccTTTGTGGGGGTGTCTCCCCTGTTTCCTCAGGCTGGGTATGAATTTCCTGCCTATTGCAGGCACCCCGTGTTCAGGGGTCACCGTGGGTTCAATTGAGAGGGAGCGGGAGGGGCGGGTGAGGAAGGGGGAACGGGAACCGAGACAGAGCAGCTGGAGGTTAAGGCCCCAAGGAAGGCATCTAATCAGCCTATGCATTCCCCGGCCCGGCAGCATCTGGGCTTACATTCTCTTGCTTGGGTCTGTAGCTGAAGGGGTCCACCCCTAGCTCCTGCATTTTGTCCTGCTGATCCAGCCGGTGCAGCAGGTCCTGCAACCTCTCAATGTAGTTGATGGCACTCCGCAGAATCTCCACCTTGGGCAGCCTCTGGTTGGGGTTGGCCACAGTCCTCCGCTTCAGTGCCTCGAAGGCCTCGTTGATTTTCTTTAGCCGCCTCCTCTCGCGCAGGGTGGCGGCCTTCCGCCGGTCGGTGGGGGCAGATTTTCTCTTGCAGGTCTTGCAAGCCCAGATCAGACATTGGCCggggcagtggggaggctgcAGGCCTGGGGGCGCCAGGACATGTTCCTCTCCGCTGCTGTCGCTCCCAGCTTCCGGGGGCACTTGCTCCTGGCAGGGGGACAGGGTACCATCACTCCCCGGATACAAAGGGGAGCCCTCTGCCACTTCCAAAGGCTGCAGGGTAACATTTTCCCCATCCAAGTAGAAGAAATAGGAGCCAGTTTCAAAAAGGTCCATCATCATGTTCTCCTCCTTGGCCTCTGACTCGGTCTGAACTGGGTGATGGGCTCAAAAACCCAGAGGAACCACCCAGATGGCACTTAATTAGTGCGGTGACATAAGTCGCCCcagctttatatatagtagctcCTGAAACTCAATCCAACTTTTAGCTGTCATGGAGCACCAGTCTCCCAGTGTGATTACAGCCAGTGCTCTCTAGAACATCTAGTTtgaaagaaaactgagaagtGTCACCCCTAGAATGATGTGACAACCTATATGCAGAACAggttaaaacaaaatacatagaaTCCAATAATTTAAAGCATCGGACACTTCAATTTGGGATAGTTTAGATGTTAACCTGCTTACGGGACAACTTCAAAACAACTGGGGATTAACACTgccctgttcccctcccccaggctcatCTGAATTCTAAGTATAGACCCATGatgaaagatttcaaaggcaataGCCATTACTCCAAAATAGCTTGGTTAATATTTGCAGAGTGGTTcagctcttttctctctcctgcctgtCTAAAAGATGCTATTCCTGTGATTAAAACCATTACAATCCTTCAAAGGTTATACATGACTTTCAGGCTTCAGCCTCAATAGCAGCAGGtaaatctctttcctctcttttacTAAGGTTGTATGACAGTTTGGGAGCTGGAAGGGgtggctggagggtgctcagattCCTTCCTTGGCTATCTTATTTTGGAGGGTGGCAACCAAGATCTGAATTCTGTACGCCTCTATGGTGGAATAGTGGTACCTATAAGGTAAGGGGTAGGACTGAGGATGGGGATGCAATACATGTAATGATGTCTCTTGAAAAATAGTCTTAGTGGAAAGAAGACTTACACTATAGCTATTTGATACTCCAGGATTCAATGTGCCACTCCAAGGTGCCTCTGTTAAGGCTCCTGTTCTACACTGTGTTCATAGCTTTTTGATTAATGTTCTTGGTATCCATTGACTCCAAATAAGTTGCTTCATAGGATTCAGATGAGAAAGGTAGCAGCCAAGACACAAACCAAGGAATAGAATGTTTAACTGTAGCTTGCCCATGGTCCAATACACACAAGTATGGTGGTTGGGGAGGCAGTGCAAGATAAGGATGAATCAGTGCAGGGCCCCTAAATTCCAAAGAAGTCCCTTGAAATCCTGGCTAAGTTAATTTCTGTTTATGTGTACATAGGTAATACTAGGTCTTGATTTCTTTAAGGTAACAATGGTTGCCTTATGGAATCTTGGTGAGAATTCGATCAAATGATACCATGCATGTAAAGCATATAACCGTATATTAGCTGCTTGATAAACATTAGTTATTTAAAGCATAAGGCTATGTCAAGGCTAAGACTATttcttatggagaaaataaagcacaGCTGTAGCAgagatttgttttttctcctatttaaattgttttattttattttgtttttattttttaaatcctttccctttcccttctctttcccttccctttcccttttctttcctctccctccgaGAGCTCTGGA contains:
- the MYF6 gene encoding myogenic factor 6, with amino-acid sequence MMMDLFETGSYFFYLDGENVTLQPLEVAEGSPLYPGSDGTLSPCQEQVPPEAGSDSSGEEHVLAPPGLQPPHCPGQCLIWACKTCKRKSAPTDRRKAATLRERRRLKKINEAFEALKRRTVANPNQRLPKVEILRSAINYIERLQDLLHRLDQQDKMQELGVDPFSYRPKQENLEGADFLRTCSSQWPSVSDHSRGLVITAKEGGASIDSSASSSLRCLSSIVDSISSEEHKLPCVEEVVEK